The genomic interval CGACAGCTGTGTGGGCACCTTCACCACCACGGGCCCCGGCGTGCTGCTGCTGTGCAGCGACGGGCTGTGGAACTACCGGCCCCGGGCGGACGACCTGGCCGCCATCGCCACCGCGGCCGAACGTATGCCCGCCGCTCGTGAACTCGTCGAATTCGCGTTGCGCAGTGGCGGCCGCGACAACATCACCGTCGCACTGGCACCCATTACCTGATCGATCCAGCAGGAGAACACTGTGAGTTCCGTGGAAAATCAAGGCATTTCGGTAGCCGTCGACCAGAACGAGTATCTGGCCGAAGGCGCGGACACGGTCGACGCGATCGTCACCGTGGAGGCGGGCGCGGATTTCGTCGCCGCCGAGCCGCCACCGGAGCGGGTCGAGATCCTCATCATCGACTGTTCCGGTTCGATGGCCACCGGCCGCAAGTTCCAGGGCGCCCGCGAGGCCACCCTGGCCGCGCTCGACGTGCTGCCCGAGGGCACCCGCTTCGCGATCATCGAGGGAACGGCCAAGGCGCGCTTGATCTTTCCCAAAGATGACCCGTCACTGCCCGCGACCCGGCAGAACGTGGCCGCGGCCCGGCGGCAGCTGGACAAACTGCGCCCGTCCGGCGGCACCGCGATGGGCACCTGGCTGGGGTTGGCCCGCCAGCTGGCCAAGAAACACGAGGGCGCGATGGTGCACGCCATCCTGCTCACCGACGGCAAGAACGAACACGAGGAACCGGAGACCCTCGAAGCCGAGATCAAATTGTCCGAAGGCCTGTTCACCTGCGACTGCCGGGGAGTCGGCGCGGATTACGTGGTCAAGGAGATGCAGACGATCTCCAACGCGCTGCACGGCACCACCGATGTGGTGCGCGAAGCCGAGGGACTGGCCGCGGACTTCAAGGCCATGATGGAAACTTCGCTCGCCAAGGCGATTCCGGAACTGACACTGCGGGTGTGGACACCGGCGGGGGCCACGGTGAACTACGTCAAGCAGGTCGCGCCCGCCATCGTGGACCTGACCGGATTGCAGTCCGAGAACAGTCCGCAGATCCGGGATTTCCCGCTGGGTTCGTGGGGTGCCGAGGAACGCGAATACCACCTGCAGGTGCGGGTGGAACCCGCCGCTCCTGGCCGGGAGAAGGCCGCGGCCCGGGTCACGGTGTTCGCCGGCGAGCAGGAAGTAGGCAAGGGGCTGGTCCGCGCGGTGTGGACCGAGGACACCGAACTGTCGGCCCGGATCAGCGAGCGCGTCGCCAAGTACACCGATCAGGCCGAATTGGCCCAGGTGGTGCAGGAAGGCCTGGACGCTCGCAAGAACGGCGACGTGGACACCGCCACCGCCAAACTGCGCCGCGCCGTCGAACTGGCCACGGAGGCGGGCAACACCGAAACCGCGAAGCTGCTCCGCAACGTCGTCGATGTCGAGCGCGACGGTACTGTCCGGCTGCGCGCCAAGGTCGAGGCCTTCGACGAGAAGGCGCTCGAAGCGCGCTCGGTCAAGACCGTCCGGATCCCGCCGAAGAAGTCCTGATGGTTACCTGTCCAGACGGGCACTCGTCGGTATCGACCGATTACTGCGACCAGTGCGGCACCCAGATCGGGCAGCCGTCGCATGCCGGGACTCCGACGGCGGCGGCGTGCCCGGAGTGCGGTACGCCCGGCGCGGGCAGCCGCTTCTGTGAAGTGTGCGGTCATGACTTCGTATTGGGCTCGGCGGGTAAAACGGCCGCGGAACCCACTCTGGTCGGCCCGGCGCCGACGCTGGTCGGTAAGCCGGTGGTCTTCGAGCCGCCGCCCGGCCCCGCTCCCGCGCCACACCTCGCCTGGATCGCCACCATCACCGCCGACCGTGCCTTCTACGACCGTGTGCAGGCCCGCAACGGGCCGGACGCCGACCGGGTGGATTTCCCTGCCTACTTCCCCGAGCGTCGAATCACCTTGCGCGGCAGCGACATTCTCATCGGCAAGCACAGTGTCTCGCAGGGGGTGCAGCCCGATATCGATCTCGGCATCCCGCCCGCCGACGCCGGTGTCTCCCGCGCGCACGCCACACTGCACCTCACCGAGCACACCGCGACCATCACCGACCTCGGCTCCACGAACGGCACGAGCCTCAACGACTCCGAGGACGACATCCCGAGGAACGTCGCGGTGCCGGTGCATCCAGGCGACCGCATCCACGTCGGCGCCTGGACCACCATCACGCTCAGCCGCGGCTAGGCGGGTTGGGTGCGGGCGGTGAGATCGTCGAGCAGGATCATCAGCTCACCGGTCTGCTTGGTGACCGCCATCAAGCGGATCTTGAGTCCCTTGAGCACGGCGCTGTCGACCGCAGTGTCGAGCTGATGCTTGACGTGCTGCCATTCGGCGCTCGCGGTCACCTTGCCGAGTTGCACCTCGCGGATCGAGCCGTCGGCGCTGCCCAGGCTGGCGAAGATCCGGATCGAGGCGTGCGGTGAGCGCACCCAGAGATTCAGCGCCTCCAGGTGACCCGGGACGGCGAAGGACTCACCGGACTTGGTGACGAGGTCGACCTCGAGGTCGTCGGCGGCCGATTTGATCAGCAGCACCAGCGCGCGGTGGTCGGCGCCGGCCCGGCCGTCGACATAGGCCCGAAGTTCTTTGTTGGGAGCGCCTTCGGCGAACGTGGTGAGGTGGCTGCGATCGGCGCCGGCACCGGCGACATCCCAGTTGTCCTTGTTTTCGAAGTCGTCCAGAAGCACCTCGACCGAGGTTTCCGACATCCCCGCTGTCCCTTCGTTCGCTCGGCGACCGGACATGCTCCGGTGCTGGCTGTAACCCTACAATCACGGCGCGGGCCGGGCGTTCCTGAGGCGAGGGCAAGAGTTCCGCCGTCTGGCACCGCGGCGATGCCGAATCGGCGAAAATGACAGCGTGCCTTCGATCTATCCGGCCGCCGACCCCGCGCTCGTGCTGGGTGTCCTGGGCGGCTTACCCGACCCGGAAACTCCCATCCTGCTGGGCCACGGCCACGGTATGCCCTGGCAGCTGACCCCGGACAACGGCGCCTACAAAATCGGCACCGTGGATAACCTGGGCACCGAGGTGGTGCTCACCGTGACCCAGGTTTCGGGCCATCCAGACCCGAACGACTTCCTCGTCAAACCCGATGCCGGAACCGACAATCAACGCTGGATCGTGGAGCATCTCGACGGGCCGACCCTGATCCGGTCCAAGTCCGAGCCGGAGCTGGCGCTCACCGTCCGCGGCGAGTTCGTGGCGCTCCGGACCGTAGACCCGGCGGCCGCGCAGCACTGGATCATCGACCATGCCGCCGGACCGAGCCGCGTCACCGTCTATCCGGATGACGAACTGACCCGGACACCGCGCCTGCGCCGCGTCGTCGACGCCTCGGCCGACGTCGCCCGCGAACTGGGCACGAGCTACGTCGGCGTGGAGCATCTGATGCTGGCGATCCTGCGGGACAAGGACGCGGTCCCCACCCAACTGCTCGCCCGCACAACCGATCCCGCCGAGTTGGCCGAAGCGATCGAAGGGTTCATCCGCTCTTCGAACGCGGGGTGATCCCCGCGTCGTCAGTGCGCCGGCGGGGGGACCAGCCGCGGCGTCAGCCCCTTGGTGGCCGGGCCTTCCAGCACCGTGCCGTCCGGCGCGAACCGGGACCCGTGTAGCGGGCAGTCCCAGGACTTCTCCGCGTCGTTCCAGCGCACGATGCCACCCAGGTGCGGGCAGACCGCGGACACTTCGGTGGTGGCCCCGTCCACGGTGCACACCGCGACGGGGTGGACGCCGTGCCGCTCCACCGTGCCGCAGCCCTCGGCGGGCGCCGTGCCGGGACCGCCCGCCAGACGCAGCAACCAACCGCTCGACATCTGCTGCGCCACTTCGGCATTGGCCTTCACAGCGGAGAACCAGCCCTTCAACTCCGACGTCTGCCACGGGCCGAAGACCTCGGCCCAGGCCGGCGGTTTGCCGGTGCGCCGTCCGGCCAGTGCCAGCGCCGCGGCGGTGCCGTTGGTCAGTCCCCACTTGGCGAACCCGGTGGCCACCAGGATGCGATCCTGGCCCGGCAGCAGGGGGCCCGCATAGGGCAGCTCGGCGATCGGGTGGTGGTCCTGAGCCGACCAGCGATACAGCGGCTCCGCCCCGGGGAACCACCGCCCGGTCCAGTCGACGAGGGCTTCGACGTGCGCGCTCGCCGAATCCGTCCGCCCGACACCGTGCGCGTTGCCGCCGACGATGAGCAGTTCACCCTCCGGGCTGGGGGCGTAACGCAGGGATTTCGTCGGCTGACCGGCGCTGATCATCATTTCGCGCGGAATGGGTTGCGGCACACGGTAAGCGGTCAGATAGGACCGCTGCGGCTCGAGCCGCGCGAAGAAACCGCCCCGGTCGAGGATCGGCATGGCGGTGGCCAACACCACCGAGTGGGCGGCGAGTTCGCCGTGCTCGGTGTCGATGAGGAGATCGCCGTCGGGCCCGCTGCGCACCCCGTGCGCGCGGCTGGATTCGTAGATCGGCGCGCCATACGCTTCGACCTGCGCGGCCAGCGCGGCGACCAGCGCCATCGGGTCGACCTGCACCTGATCGGCGAGCCGGACCGCACCGTGGGCGGGAAACGGTACCTCGAGCTTGCCGACCAGCTCGGTGGGCAGACCCGCCTGTTGGGTCGCCTCGTACTCGGCCCGCACCTGTTTCATTTCCCCGGCGGTCTGCGCGTAGGTCAGCGCGGACTCGCGCTGCAGGGTCACGTTGTGTTCCGCGCAGAACCGCACCAGCCAGTCCTGACCGGCGCGATTGGCCGCGAGATAGTCGCGCAGGGTGGCGATCGAGTGCCGTCCGGCGATCTTCTGGGCGCGCGTGCCCTGCAACAGGCTGATCTTTCCGGTATTCAGGCCGCTGGCCGCCGCACCGACCCGCCGGGCCTCCACGACCGCGACCTCGATGCCGTTCTCGGCCAGCAGCAGTGCGGTCACCAGCCCGGTGATCCCGCCGCCGATCACGACGGTATCGAAACGCAGTCCCGGGGTCAGCCGCAGCCGGGCCGGCACCTCGGCGTCGTTCGTCCATAGTGACGTCATACGCGGGAGATATCCGATCGCCCCGCACCGAAACCTGCGCCGAAATCTTCCGAATCCTGATTGAGGCCCATACCGGCGGGTAGACGGCAAGTGTCCACCTGATAACCGAATTTCGGAGGTAGATATCGTGACCGAGCGTAAGAGCGGTCCCCAGGAAGGCATCGAAGGCGCCGTCGAAGACGTGAAGGGTAAGGCCAAGGAGGCTGCCGGCACCGTTTTCGGACGTGAGGACGTCCGCGATGAAGGTCGTGCCCAGCAGGACAAGGCCGAATCCCAGCGCGAAGCCGCGAAAAAGGAAGCGGCCGCTGAACGTGAGCGTGCGGAAGCAGGCATCGACGAGAAGCGTCAGCGCGCCTATCAGCAGGGCAAAGAGTAATTGTTGAGTACTGTATCGATTAACGAATGGCCGCCCGGTTCCGATGAACCGGGCGGCCTTTTATTCGCCGGACGAGTTCGGTTACTGGACGACTTTGTTTTCCCTCGTCGGTAGCTGCCTCGCGATATTCAGTTGCCGCTCGGCGGCGTCGATCACTTCGATGGCACTGATCCGCAGCAAGCCGGGGTCGGTCTCCGCCGCGTGCGGGTCCCCGATCTGCCCGGCCCACAACACGATATGCGCCGCGCGTCCGGGTGGCGGTCCGGCCAACGCGGGGGAATTCGGGCCGAAGATCAGCACGGAGGGGGTGCCGAAGGCGGTGGCCAGGTGTCCCACGCCGGTGTCCCCGCAGATCACCAGCGCCGCGCCCGCAACCGTGGCGGACAACTGCTGCAGCGTGAGTTCGCCTGCGACGACGGCGGTTTCGGGTAGTCCGGCATGTTCGGCGACATGGCGGGCGAGCGCGAGCTCGGTGGCGGTGCCGGTTACCAGAACCGGATGACCCGCGGCGTGCAAACGCGAAGCGACGGTGGCGAAGCGCTCGGCGGGCCACTGCCGGGCGGGTGAGTTTGCGCCCGGATGAATGACGATGTGAGTGCGCTGAGCCAGCGTTTCGGTCGGCGGATCCAACTCGATGCGCGTCGGATCCGCTGGTATTCCGGCTGATTCGAGCAACCGGCACCAGCGCAGGGTCTCGGGAACCTCTTGCTGCCAGGCCGGGCCGCGCACCAGCGGGAACTCCGGGTGCCGATAGGTGATCAGTTGTTCCGGATCGGTGGCGTACAGATCGGCGAGTCCTTCGGGCCCCGGCCCGTGCAGGTTCACCGCACTGGTCGGGGGCGGTGCGTTCCAGCGCAGATCACCCACGATCGGGGTGGCGTGCAACTCGTCCACACACCCGGCCATCTCGACGAGGGGGCGCAACCAGCCGGGCGCGGCGAGCACGAGGCGGTGATGCGGACGGGCGGCGCGTAACGCGCGCAGGGCGGGCAGTGCGGTGAGCAAGCCGCCCAGGCCGCGGGCTCGCAGGACCAGGGTGACGGCCGCGTCGGCGGTTGGGGACATCAGCTACGCCTCCCGGCGGTAAATCTTTGGCGCCCATGCGAACTCGCGGACGAGAACGGCAGCGTCGGCGTCCCCGCCCGCGAGTCGGCCGCCGGCTCCGTACCGCCCGGGCGTAAACGTCCTGGTGGTGCGGGTTTTCGACGCTCGACGCCGGTGTCGAGCGGGCCGGAGGCGGCGACTTGCAAGTCCTTCGAGCCGGGAGCACCCGGTCGATATTTCGGAGATATCCCGGCGAACGCGCCCGAAACGGGCGAATCGCCGGTGTGGTGTAGATCTCTACTTCGGCACCAGAATGCCGGTCAGATCCGCGTTGCGGATGGGGGTGTCAGGATTGGCCTGGGCCGAGCACATCAACTCGATGGCCGTGAGGGAACGGTCCACGGACTGGTCGTTGGGCACATCGCCACCCTGTTCCTGCTCCAGGAACTTCGCCACCGTCGTGCGCTGCTTGTCCTTGTCCTGCGCGGTGAATTCGCTGCACGGCGTGTCGCCGCCCTTGTTGACGGCCTTCTCCGCTTCGTCACAACCCGCGGCGAACAGGCCGGCCGCGATCAATCCGGAGACGGCCGCGGTGGTCAGGCTACTCATACGTTGATTCATCGAATTCTCCTGTGGCTGAAGGGAATCAGAATCCGGCCAGGCCGGAGGCGAGATCGGGGAGATCGAGTGCTTCGAGGACTTCGTCGCGGGTCTGCGGGCAGGCGGCGATGGTGGCGGTGTCGATCACGGTGCGATCCCGGATGATCAGATCGTTCAGACCACCGTTGCGCAGAGCCCAGTTGTGCACGGTGCCGTTGAAGCCGACCCGCGCCAGCACCGAACCCTGGGACTGCCACCCCCCGAGCTCGTCGCGGAACATGCCGCACAGCTGGTTCGCGGCTACCGGCGTGACCTGATCGGGATCGGGAATGTCCGAACTCTTCGGCGTCGTGGAATTGAAGGTCATGGTGAACTTCGGCTGGGTCGGAGTAGCGGGGCCGACCGGGCCGTCATCGAGCTTGTTATCCATACATCCGGTGAGCAACAGCGCGCTCGCGGCCGTGCACAAACACCACGTCCGGGCGCTCATCAGTGCCCGCGATCGTCGGAGCCGAGCGTTTCCTGCTTACGCACCCGGCGGTGTTCCGCGAAAACCAGGAACGTGCCGATGCCCAGGCACAGCACGGTGGCTATTCCGCCGATGATCGCCCAGCCCGTGAAGCCGTAACCGGCCGCGGTGACCGTCAGTGCGAGCCCCACGATGCCGAGCATGACCAGGACGATGCCCGGCCAATTACGGGTGTCCTCGAGCGTTTCTCCGGCGTGGCTGCGGGTGGTGCGTTCATGGTCCGGAAAATCTTGCTCGCCAACCATTGGAGGCTCCTTTTCATGGCCGAACTGTCGAACAGGTGCAAAGGCGCGATACCCGGGTTCGGCAGCGTCAATCAATGCGGGCGAATACACCCGCGCGCGGAACTCGGGCTCAGTGGATGACCAGCGGTTCGGCGGCTTTGTCTCGGGCGGGCTGTAATTCGTAGATCGCGTACGCCGACCGGATGACCGGTTCGGCCACATTGCGGACCCGGATACCGCCGGGGGTAGTGCCGCGTTCGGTGCCCGCGTGCGCGTGTCCGTGCAGCGCGAGATCGACCTGGAACTCGTCGATCGGCTCGCCCAGCAGGTAGGACCCGAGGAAGGGATAGATCTCCGGCGGTTCCCCGTGCAGGGTGTCGCTGATGGGGGAGTAGTGCGTGAGCACCACCGTCACGTCGGTGTCCAGCTCGGCCAGCGCGCTGCGCAGTGATTCGGCGACATCTACGGTGTGCCCGGCGAATTCGCGCATGAGCCGTTCGCCGAAGATACTGGCGCACTTGCCCGCGAAGCCGCCGCCGAAGCCCTTGCAGCCGGCGACGCCGAGGGTTTCCCCGTCGATGTCGAGGGTGACCGAAGTGCCTTCCAGCACGGTGATGCCGTGGTCGCAGAGCAGCGCGGTGATCTCGTCCTGCTGATCGCTGTGGTGGTCGTGGTTGCCGAGCACGGCGATCACCGGAAGCCCCAGATCGGCGACCTCGTTCGCCACGACCCGGGCTTCGTCCACGGTGCCGTGCCGGGTCAGGTCGCCGGCCAGCAGCAGCGCGTCCGCACGCAACGGCAGCTCGCGCAGCACCGGCCGGAGTTCCCCGGCGGAGTGCGCGCCCAGATGGATGTCACCGACGGCCGCGATACGCATGTGGCTCAGCTCCTTTCGGGCGCGGACAGGTTTTCGGTGCCCTCGGGGGCACACGGCAGCGTGACGTGCACGTCGTTGTGGATCCGCGCGGTCGGGAGTTGTTCCCGGATCACCGTCTCCATGGCCTGCTTGCGTTCCACACTGCTCACTTCGCCGCCGAGCACCACGACCTCACCACGAATGGTGACGTGGATGCCGAGTTCGCACGTTCGCGGATCCTCGGCCAGTGCGCGGCGCAGATGCGCGACGACGTATTGCGGTGTCTCCATCTACTCGGCTCCCTCGGTTTCGTTGCCCCCGTTGGTGATTCCGGTCTCGGCGATCCCGAGGTCGGCGAGCAGGCCGAGGAAAGCGCGCGCGTAGGGCGAATGCTCGGTCTGCTCCCGCACCGCCGGCCAATCGACCTGCTCGCGCAGATCCCGGGCGATGTGCAGCAGCGGGCTCAGGTCGAGGCGGTGCGCGTCGAACACGAGCAGTTTGTCGACCATCAGGTCGGTGCCGCTGACCACCGGCGCCATCGTCGGACCGATGCGCAACTCCTCCGCGCGATCCAGCAGTTCGTCGGTGACATCGCGGTTGTTCGGCCGGAAGATGACGTCGATCAGGGTGTCCCCGTCGTAGACCTTGGTGAGCCAGTCTTCGGCGGGGTCGGAGACCCGCAGCCCGTCTTCGGCTAGTGCGGCCACGGCCGCGGCGGTGTCCTCGGGCTTGACGAAGATGTCGACGTCGTGGTGGGTGACCGGCCCACCGCGTGCATACACCGCGCAACCGCCCGCGACCGCGAACCGGATTCCGGTGCCGGACAGGGTGGTCACCGTACGGGTGAGTGCGTGCAGCAATTCTTCGGTGGTCGGAACCATAGGGCGGTGGTACCCGGCGCTTCCACGGTTAATCGCCCTCGAGGTGGGTATACCCGCCTTTACCCCTGGAGATCGAGCAGGGGAGGAGTTCCAGTGATCGAGCACGGCGGCCAACCTGGGGAGGGCCGGTTCCCGCACGCCCGCGCGGAGACCGAGACCGAACGCCTGGACCGCAATTGGGAAAGCCTGATCCAAGAATTGCGTGTGGTGCAAACCGGCATCCAATTCCTGATCAGCGCCCTGCTGATCCTGCCGTTCCAATCCGGATTCGCGCACCTTTCCGCACCCTTACGGGTGCTGTACCTGGTCACCGTGTCGGCGGCGGTCGGTGCGACGGTGTTCCTGGTAGCGCCCGTGTCCTGGCACCGGATCCTGTTCCGGCGGCGACGGATGGGCAACGTCGTCGCGGCGGCCCATCGGTGTGCCATGGTCGGAGTCGCGCTGCTGGGTGTCGCGCTCACCGGCGCGGTGATCCTCGTTTTCGAGGTGGTCGTGGCGGCGGCGTACGCGGGCGTGGTGGCCGGGGTGGTCATCGCATTGTTGTTCGCGGTCGCCTGGCTGATCGCGCCCTGGCGTTGGCGCGCGCGTTCCGGGCCCGCGCCGTCGGCGGAGGACTAGCGAGCGGTGGCGACCGCGGGCATCGGCGCGGTGTGCAGGGGAGTGCTGCGGATCGGGGTAGCGCGTTCATAAGTGGCGACCGTCTGAGCGGCGACTCGGTCCCAGGAGTAGCGCTCGCGCACCCGCTCCGCGCCCGCGGCGCCCCAGGATCGGCGCTGTACCGGGTCGTCCAAGAGGGTGCGCACCGCACGCGCGAGGGTAGCGGGTTCCGGTGGCGCGACCAGTCGTCCGGTGACGCCGTCGACGACGGTATCGAGCATGCCGCCCACCGCGGTGGCGACTACGGGAGTACCGCAGGCCATGGCTTCCAGCGGAACCAGCCCGAAGGGCTCGTACCAGGACGTGCACAGCGTCACGTCGGCCGAGCGGTAGAGCCGCGGCATGGCGCTGTGCGATACCGGCCCCAGCATCCGGAACCGTTCCGCCACACCGTAATCGACCGCCAGTCGGCGCAGCCGGCGGGTTTCGGCGTCGTCGTCGAGGTCGTCGCCGATCGCGCCACCCGCGATCACCAGTTCGGTGTCCGGCAGTTCGGCCAGGGTGCGTACCGCGAGGTCGAATCCCTTGCGGCGCACCAGTCTTCCTACCGCCAGCACCCGATGCGGCTGCCGCCGGGTGGCGGCCCCGC from Nocardia goodfellowii carries:
- a CDS encoding VWA domain-containing protein, with translation MSSVENQGISVAVDQNEYLAEGADTVDAIVTVEAGADFVAAEPPPERVEILIIDCSGSMATGRKFQGAREATLAALDVLPEGTRFAIIEGTAKARLIFPKDDPSLPATRQNVAAARRQLDKLRPSGGTAMGTWLGLARQLAKKHEGAMVHAILLTDGKNEHEEPETLEAEIKLSEGLFTCDCRGVGADYVVKEMQTISNALHGTTDVVREAEGLAADFKAMMETSLAKAIPELTLRVWTPAGATVNYVKQVAPAIVDLTGLQSENSPQIRDFPLGSWGAEEREYHLQVRVEPAAPGREKAAARVTVFAGEQEVGKGLVRAVWTEDTELSARISERVAKYTDQAELAQVVQEGLDARKNGDVDTATAKLRRAVELATEAGNTETAKLLRNVVDVERDGTVRLRAKVEAFDEKALEARSVKTVRIPPKKS
- a CDS encoding FHA domain-containing protein: MVTCPDGHSSVSTDYCDQCGTQIGQPSHAGTPTAAACPECGTPGAGSRFCEVCGHDFVLGSAGKTAAEPTLVGPAPTLVGKPVVFEPPPGPAPAPHLAWIATITADRAFYDRVQARNGPDADRVDFPAYFPERRITLRGSDILIGKHSVSQGVQPDIDLGIPPADAGVSRAHATLHLTEHTATITDLGSTNGTSLNDSEDDIPRNVAVPVHPGDRIHVGAWTTITLSRG
- a CDS encoding RICIN domain-containing protein; this translates as MPSIYPAADPALVLGVLGGLPDPETPILLGHGHGMPWQLTPDNGAYKIGTVDNLGTEVVLTVTQVSGHPDPNDFLVKPDAGTDNQRWIVEHLDGPTLIRSKSEPELALTVRGEFVALRTVDPAAAQHWIIDHAAGPSRVTVYPDDELTRTPRLRRVVDASADVARELGTSYVGVEHLMLAILRDKDAVPTQLLARTTDPAELAEAIEGFIRSSNAG
- a CDS encoding FAD-dependent oxidoreductase; protein product: MTSLWTNDAEVPARLRLTPGLRFDTVVIGGGITGLVTALLLAENGIEVAVVEARRVGAAASGLNTGKISLLQGTRAQKIAGRHSIATLRDYLAANRAGQDWLVRFCAEHNVTLQRESALTYAQTAGEMKQVRAEYEATQQAGLPTELVGKLEVPFPAHGAVRLADQVQVDPMALVAALAAQVEAYGAPIYESSRAHGVRSGPDGDLLIDTEHGELAAHSVVLATAMPILDRGGFFARLEPQRSYLTAYRVPQPIPREMMISAGQPTKSLRYAPSPEGELLIVGGNAHGVGRTDSASAHVEALVDWTGRWFPGAEPLYRWSAQDHHPIAELPYAGPLLPGQDRILVATGFAKWGLTNGTAAALALAGRRTGKPPAWAEVFGPWQTSELKGWFSAVKANAEVAQQMSSGWLLRLAGGPGTAPAEGCGTVERHGVHPVAVCTVDGATTEVSAVCPHLGGIVRWNDAEKSWDCPLHGSRFAPDGTVLEGPATKGLTPRLVPPPAH
- the mbp1 gene encoding microaggregate-binding protein 1; translated protein: MTERKSGPQEGIEGAVEDVKGKAKEAAGTVFGREDVRDEGRAQQDKAESQREAAKKEAAAERERAEAGIDEKRQRAYQQGKE
- a CDS encoding glycosyltransferase family 9 protein encodes the protein MSPTADAAVTLVLRARGLGGLLTALPALRALRAARPHHRLVLAAPGWLRPLVEMAGCVDELHATPIVGDLRWNAPPPTSAVNLHGPGPEGLADLYATDPEQLITYRHPEFPLVRGPAWQQEVPETLRWCRLLESAGIPADPTRIELDPPTETLAQRTHIVIHPGANSPARQWPAERFATVASRLHAAGHPVLVTGTATELALARHVAEHAGLPETAVVAGELTLQQLSATVAGAALVICGDTGVGHLATAFGTPSVLIFGPNSPALAGPPPGRAAHIVLWAGQIGDPHAAETDPGLLRISAIEVIDAAERQLNIARQLPTRENKVVQ
- a CDS encoding metallophosphoesterase family protein, with the protein product MRIAAVGDIHLGAHSAGELRPVLRELPLRADALLLAGDLTRHGTVDEARVVANEVADLGLPVIAVLGNHDHHSDQQDEITALLCDHGITVLEGTSVTLDIDGETLGVAGCKGFGGGFAGKCASIFGERLMREFAGHTVDVAESLRSALAELDTDVTVVLTHYSPISDTLHGEPPEIYPFLGSYLLGEPIDEFQVDLALHGHAHAGTERGTTPGGIRVRNVAEPVIRSAYAIYELQPARDKAAEPLVIH
- a CDS encoding BON domain-containing protein, encoding METPQYVVAHLRRALAEDPRTCELGIHVTIRGEVVVLGGEVSSVERKQAMETVIREQLPTARIHNDVHVTLPCAPEGTENLSAPERS
- a CDS encoding nucleotidyltransferase family protein yields the protein MVPTTEELLHALTRTVTTLSGTGIRFAVAGGCAVYARGGPVTHHDVDIFVKPEDTAAAVAALAEDGLRVSDPAEDWLTKVYDGDTLIDVIFRPNNRDVTDELLDRAEELRIGPTMAPVVSGTDLMVDKLLVFDAHRLDLSPLLHIARDLREQVDWPAVREQTEHSPYARAFLGLLADLGIAETGITNGGNETEGAE
- a CDS encoding DUF6328 family protein, which produces MIEHGGQPGEGRFPHARAETETERLDRNWESLIQELRVVQTGIQFLISALLILPFQSGFAHLSAPLRVLYLVTVSAAVGATVFLVAPVSWHRILFRRRRMGNVVAAAHRCAMVGVALLGVALTGAVILVFEVVVAAAYAGVVAGVVIALLFAVAWLIAPWRWRARSGPAPSAED
- a CDS encoding glycosyltransferase translates to MKIAMVAECASPLTELTGGTASGRSVSVAALAAALVRAGHEVTVYTRRQDPHTRCEVPAREGYRVVHVPAGPPTPLARDQILPHLGEFGTFLRKHWALRRPDVVHAHFWMSALAAELAARSHGLPVVVSFHGLGTVKRRFHGLADTSPRPRIRFERLIATRATQVLATCTDEVVELSRMGVPRFRISVVPGGVDLGTFTPDGGAATRRQPHRVLAVGRLVRRKGFDLAVRTLAELPDTELVIAGGAIGDDLDDDAETRRLRRLAVDYGVAERFRMLGPVSHSAMPRLYRSADVTLCTSWYEPFGLVPLEAMACGTPVVATAVGGMLDTVVDGVTGRLVAPPEPATLARAVRTLLDDPVQRRSWGAAGAERVRERYSWDRVAAQTVATYERATPIRSTPLHTAPMPAVATAR